From the genome of Malus sylvestris chromosome 6, drMalSylv7.2, whole genome shotgun sequence, one region includes:
- the LOC126626780 gene encoding UDP-N-acetylmuramoyl-L-alanyl-D-glutamate--2,6-diaminopimelate ligase MurE homolog, chloroplastic-like, producing MAFTFLSIPNFLSPQPHFLSLRSNFTSLKPSIPSLSTRSIKPTHAIGPDGKYYPDPADDDPPEAPEDSGHGVSKFQQIQRQASRHRKLQEEDYLKHQDTFLNAIADVEDAPENPNSVINDNSGDDLFGDIDQAIALKRKEFVKQGLLKPNPKKEIVAVDELDPEEVVDLEEIEELQGIRVVGEDEEEDGPEKFDPKVSDLDGKDGILRLNSEFDLDFDNYGKTRARIVEPKFKMSLAELLDESKVVPVSVYGDLEVEITGIQHDSRVVNAGDLFVCCVGSKTDGHLYLSEAIKRGAVAVVASKEIYMEESLGCKALVIVEDTNADLPALAASFYRYPSKNMAVIGITGTNGKTTTAYLIKGMYEAMGLRTGMLSTVAYYVHGDNKLESPNTTPDAVLVQNLMAKMLHNGAEAVVMEASSHGLALSRCDEVDFDIAVFTNLTRDHLDFHKTEEEYRDAKAKLFSRMVDPERHRKVVNIDDPNATFFIAQGNPDVPVVTFAMENKNADVHPLKFELSLFETQVLVNTPNGILEISSGLLGRHNIYNILASVAVGIAVGSPLEDIVRGIEEVDAVPGRCELIDEEQAFGVIVDYAHTPDALSRLLDSVRELGSRRIITVIGCPGESDRGKRPMMTKIATDKSDVTILTSDNPKNEDPLDILDDMLAGVGWTMQDYLKHGENDYYPPLANGHRLFLHDIRRVAVRCAVAMGEEGDMVVVAGKGHEAYQIEGGKKEFFDDREECREALQYVDELHQAGIDTSEFPWRLPESH from the exons ATGGCCTTCACTTTCCTCTCAATCCCcaactttctctctcctcaacctcactttctctctctaagatcCAATTTCACTTCCCTCAAACCCTCAATTCCCTCTCTTTCCACCCGGTCCATTAAGCCCACCCACGCAATCGGGCCGGACGGCAAGTACTACCCGGACCCGGCCGACGACGACCCGCCCGAAGCCCCGGAAGACTCGGGCCACGGAGTGTCCAAGTTCCAGCAAATCCAGCGGCAGGCCTCGCGCCACCGCAAGCTCCAAGAGGAAGACTACTTAAAGCACCAGGACACCTTCCTCAACGCCATTGCTGACGTGGAGGACGCGCCGGAGAATCCCAATTCCGTAATCAACGACAACTCCGGGGACGATTTGTTCGGCGACATCGACCAGGCGATTGCCTTGAAACGCAAGGAGTTTGTGAAGCAGGGGCTTCTGAAGCCAAACCCTAAGAAAGAGATTGTGGCGGTTGACGAATTGGACCCTGAGGAGGTAGTGGATTTGGAGGAGATTGAGGAGCTTCAGGGGATTAGGGTTGTTGGCGAGGACGAAGAGGAAGACGGGCCGGAGAAATTCGATCCCAAGGTCAGTGATTTGGATGGTAAAGATGGGATTTTGCGTTTGAATTCGGAGTTTGATTTGGATTTTGATAATTATGGTAAAACTAGGGCTAGGATTGTGGAACCGAAGTTTAAAATGAGCTTGGCTGAGCTTTTGGATGAGAGTAAAGTGGTGCCCGTGTCGGTTTATGGTGACTTAGAGGTTGAGATTACAGGAATTCAACACGATTCGAGGGTGGTTAATGCCGGTGATTTGTTTGTGTGCTGTGTTGGGAGCAAGACCGACGGGCATTTGTATTTGAGTGAGGCTATTAAGAGAGGTGCGGTGGCTGTTGTAGCTAGTAAAGAGATATACATGGAGGAAAGTCTGGGGTGTAAGGCATTGGTCATTGTGGAAGATACAAATGCGGATTTACCTGCATTGGCTGCGTCGTTTTATCGGTACCCGTCGAAGAATATGGCAGTGATTGGGATAACGGGAACAAATGGGAAGACCACAACTGCATATTTGATAAAAGGGATGTATGAAGCGATGGGATTGAGGACCGGTATGTTGAGTACGGTTGCATATTATGTGCATGGGGATaataagttggagtcacctaacaCGACCCCGGATGCTGTTTTGGTTCAAAATTTGATGGCTAAGATGCTCCATAATGGGGCTGAAGCCGTTGTCATGGAGGCTTCTTCTCATGGTCTTGCTCTATCCAGGTGCGATGAAGTTGACTTTGACATAGCAGTTTTCACAAATTTAACGAGAGACCATTTAGATTTTCACAAGACTGAGGAGGAGTATAGGGATGCAAAGGCTAAGTTGTTTTCAAGGATGGTGGATCCGGAACGGCACAGGAAAGTTGTGAACATTGATGATCCGAATGCAACCTTCTTTATTGCACAAGGCAACCCAGATGTTCCAGTTGTGACCTTTGCCATGGAGAATAAGAATGCAGACGTTCACCCCTTGAAGTTTGAACTTTCCTTGTTTGAGACGCAGGTTCTAGTCAATACTCCAAATGGTATATTGGAGATATCATCAGGCTTACTTGGAAGacataatatatacaatatactGGCTTCTGTGGCTGTTGGGATTGCAGTCGGATCACCATTGGAGGATATCGTTAGAGGAATTGAAGAGGTTGATGCAGTTCCAGGGAGGTGTGAATTAATAGATGAGGAACAGGCCTTTGGAGTAATTGTGGACTATGCTCATACTCCTGATGCCTTGTCTAGGCTATTGGATTCTGTAAGGGAGCTTGGTTCAAGGAGGATTATTACTG TAATTGGTTGTCCTGGAGAGAGTGACAGAGGGAAAAGACCCATGATGACGAAGATTGCAACAGATAAAAGTGACGTGACCATACTGACGTCTGACAATCCAAAGAATGAAGATCCAT TGGACATCTTGGATGATATGTTGGCTGGTGTAGGATGGACAATGCAAGATTACTTAAAACACGGGGAGAACGATTACTACCCACCTCTTGCAAATGGTCATAGGCTTTTCCTTCATGATATTAGACGAGTAGCCGTACGTTGTGCTGTTGCCATGGGCGAGGAAGGTGATATGGTT GTGGTTGCTGGCAAAGGGCATGAAGCATATCAGATCGAAGGTGGCAAAAAAGAGTTCTTTGATGACCGGGAAGAGTGCCGAGAGGCGTTACAGTACGTTGATGAGCTTCACCAAGCTGGAATAGACACAAGTGAATTTCCATGGAG GTTACCTGAAAGTCATTGA
- the LOC126625187 gene encoding uncharacterized protein LOC126625187 has protein sequence MSPSFGMGDEVKQQMWEFRRKDNDNDSSSDDSKSSSEAAHEKRKLVSGLISLANDAAVDNCRAQQTGMFIPCGEDQNMSKKGKRVHLRSKKNSRKKSKTGVYNSAAALDELKIFKESLLENLKVTRENLLSWMRKEMQKLVDDDAAPRLEQREGSSGGKNVRVQHGNNFEKNTIYKENIQVNNERKNEDNIQHQNNFGKNVPVPRESNFKGNVFAHHHNNVKETVQVQHLDEKVKFQVNYRNNFEFGMKPQQCDLESLGRSVKSNAADGSDNLYHVKPNFQSYSTDKNVLMQHPSQVASSMYLTLPTVLTKPRGENYMLTTSSSNYIGTPFDINKIGMNSGKVNPMLKVNCGKLSDMEQLERDGSFPQIRSRNANCLDKQRIPSSSTGNGFPIPFHQGNDIGLSIPGQVSSEYLPWEEKNIMSLKVDEGASSFFGGSYSKSEDYFENNVYDIP, from the coding sequence ATGTCGCCTAGCTTTGGGATGGGTGATGAGGTTAAACAGCAAATGTGGGAGTTCAGGAGGAAGGACAATGACAATGATTCTTCAAGTGACGATTCTAAATCAAGTAGTGAGGCGGCTCACGAGAAGCGTAAACTGGTTTCCGGTTTGATATCACTTGCAAATGATGCAGCAGTCGATAACTGCAGAGCTCAGCAAACTGGCATGTTCATTCCTTGTGGGGAAGATCAAAACATGTCAAAGAAAGGCAAAAGGGTGCACCTTAGGAGTAAGAAGAATAGTAGAAAAAAGAGTAAAACTGGCGTTTACAATTCTGCTGCAGCTTTGGATGAACTTAAAATCTTCAAGGAGTCCCTATTAGAGAATCTTAAAGTGACGAGAGAAAATTTGCTTTCATGGATGAGGAAGGAAATGCAAAAACTGGTGGATGATGACGCTGCCCCGCGACTTGAACAGAGAGAAGGAAGTTCTGGAGGGAAAAATGTTCGAGTACAACATGGAAACAACTTTGAGAAGAACACCATCTATAAAGAGAACATACAAGTGAATAACGAAAGAAAAAATGAGGATAACATTCAGCACCAAAACAACTTTGGGAAGAATGTCCCTGTGCCTCGAGAAAGCAACTTTAAGGGGAATGTATTTGCACACCATCACAACAATGTGAAGGAGACGGTCCAAGTGCAACATCTGGATGAAAAAGTAAAATTTCAAGTTAACTATCGGAACAACTTTGAGTTCGGCATGAAACCTCAACAATGTGATCTTGAATCGTTAGGGAGGAGTGTTAAAAGCAATGCAGCAGATGGTTCTGATAATTTGTATCATGTTAAGCCAAATTTTCAATCCTATTCCACAGACAAGAACGTCCTGATGCAGCATCCCAGTCAAGTAGCTTCTTCGATGTATTTGACATTGCCCACCGTGTTAACTAAGCCACGCGGTGAGAACTATATGCTCACTACTTCATCAAGCAATTATATTGGAACACCATTCGACATAAACAAAATCGGTATGAACTCTGGGAAGGTAAATCCAATGCTCAAAGTAAATTGTGGAAAATTATCCGACATGGAGCAGCTAGAAAGGGATGGAAGCTTTCCTCAAATAAGGTCGAGAAATGCGAATTGCCTTGATAAACAACGCATCCCAAGTTCAAGCACTGGAAATGGATTCCCAATTCCATTTCATCAGGGTAATGATATCGGTCTTAGCATTCCAGGCCAAGTAAGCTCCGAATACTTGCCCTGGGAAGAAAAGAACATAATGAGTTTAAAGGTGGATGAAGGAGCTTCAAGCTTCTTCGGCGGAAGCTATAGTAAATCAGAAGACTATTTCGAGAACAATGTCTACGACATTCCATGA
- the LOC126624935 gene encoding signal peptide peptidase-like 2 isoform X2: MDLQRLCGLVFVSALTVLLVCNPSSVTAGDIVHDDDSAPKKPGCENNFVLVKVQTWIDGVEANEFVGVGARFGTTIVSKEKNAQQTRLVLSDPRDCCSKPKKKLTGDVIMVDRGQCKFTTKANIAQAANASAVLIINNQKELYKMVCEPDETALDIHIPTVMLPQDAGSTLEKMLMSNSLVSVQLYSPKRPVVDIAEVFLWLMAVGTILCASFWSAWSAREAAIEHERLLKDAADEIPCAKTPLGASVVDISTTSAVLFVVIASCFLVILYKLMSSWFVVLLVVLFCIGGVEGLQTCLVALLLRWFKRTGELYVKVPILGAVSYLTLAVSPFCITFAVLWGVYRNLSFAWIGQDILGIALIITVLQIVRIPNLKVGTVLLSCAFLYDIFWVFVSKKLFHESVMIVVARGDKSGEDGIPMLLKIPRMFDPWGGFSIIGFGDILLPGLLVAFSLRYDWLANKTLRAGYFIWAMIAYGLGLLITYVALNLMDGHGQPALLYIVPFTLGTLLTLGKKRGDLQILWSRGEPEWPCPHIELEGSHEVNE, translated from the exons ATGGATTTGCAGAGGCTTTGTGGGTTGGTTTTTGTTTCAGCTTTGACTGTTCTACTGGTCTGTAATCCGAGCTCTGTCACTGCCGGGGATATAGTGCACGATGACGATTCTGCTCCGAAAAAGCCCGGGTGCGAGAACAATTTCGTTTTG GTAAAAGTTCAAACTTGGATTGATGGAGTTGAGGCAAATGAGTTTGTTGGTGTGGGTGCTAGATTTGGAACTACGATTGTTTCAAAGGAGAAAAATGCACAGCAAACTCGCCTTGTTCTTTCTGATCCTCGCGATTGTTGCAGCAAACCAAAAAAGAAG cTTACTGGAGATGTCATCATGGTTGACCGAGGCCAATGCAAATTCACAACTAAGGCAAATATTGCCCAAGCTGCCAATGCTTCTGCTGTCCTCATTATAAATAACCAGAAGG aactTTACAAGATGGTGTGTGAGCCAGATGAAACTGCTCTAGATATTCACATACCAACAGTCATGCTCCCACAGGATGCGGGTTCGACCTTGGAAAAGATGTTAATGAGCAATTCATTGG TGTCTGTGCAGCTGTACTCTCCAAAGCGTCCTGTAGTTGACATTGCAGAAGTATTTTTATGGTTGATGGCAGTCGGCACCATCTTGTGTGCATCCTTTTGGTCTGCATGGAGTGCCAGAGAAGCAGCTATTGAACATGAAAGGCTATTAAAG GATGCTGCTGATGAAATCCCATGTGCCAAAACTCCTTTAGGTGCTAGTGTAGTAGACATCAGCACAACATCAGCAGTCTTGTTTGTTGTTATTGCTTCATGCTTCTTGGTTATACTGTACAAGCTTATGTCATCCTGGTTCGTCGTGCTTTTGGTGGTTCTTTTCTGCATAGGTGGTGTAGAG GGATTGCAAACTTGCTTGGTTGCATTGTTGTTGAG GTGGTTCAAACGTACTGGAGAATTGTACGTTAAAGTACCTATCTTGGGAGCAGTCTCATACCTAACTTTAGCTGTTTCTCCGTTCTGCATAACATTTGCTGTTCTTTGGGGAGTTTATCGCAACCTTTCCTTTGCCTGGATTGGTCAAGATATACTT GGAATCGCATTGATAATCACAGTTCTTCAAATTGTTCGAATACCTAATCTGAAG GTGGGTACGGTCCTCCTCAGTTGTGCCTTCTTGTATGACATATTTTGGGTGTTTGTTTCGAAGAAGTTGTTCCATGAAAGCGTGATGATTGTG GTAGCTCGTGGTGACAAAAGTGGAGAGGATGGTATTCCAATGCTACTAAAGATCCCACGCATGTTCGACCCATGGGGTGGTTTCAGCATCATAGGATTTGGTGACATCCTATTACCAGGCCTGCTTGTAGCATTCTCGCTCAG GTATGATTGGTTGGCAAATAAGACTCTCCGTGCTGGATACTTCATTTGGGCAATGATTGCTTATGGATTAG GTCTTCTCATCACGTATGTGGCATTAAACTTGATGGATGGGCATGGCCAACCAGCACTTCTTTACATTGTTCCATTTACACTAG GCACTTTGTTGACATTAG GTAAGAAGAGAGGTGACTTACAGATTCTGTGGTCTAGAGGAGA
- the LOC126624935 gene encoding signal peptide peptidase-like 2 isoform X1, with the protein MDLQRLCGLVFVSALTVLLVCNPSSVTAGDIVHDDDSAPKKPGCENNFVLVKVQTWIDGVEANEFVGVGARFGTTIVSKEKNAQQTRLVLSDPRDCCSKPKKKLTGDVIMVDRGQCKFTTKANIAQAANASAVLIINNQKELYKMVCEPDETALDIHIPTVMLPQDAGSTLEKMLMSNSLVSVQLYSPKRPVVDIAEVFLWLMAVGTILCASFWSAWSAREAAIEHERLLKDAADEIPCAKTPLGASVVDISTTSAVLFVVIASCFLVILYKLMSSWFVVLLVVLFCIGGVEGLQTCLVALLLRWFKRTGELYVKVPILGAVSYLTLAVSPFCITFAVLWGVYRNLSFAWIGQDILGIALIITVLQIVRIPNLKVGTVLLSCAFLYDIFWVFVSKKLFHESVMIVVARGDKSGEDGIPMLLKIPRMFDPWGGFSIIGFGDILLPGLLVAFSLRYDWLANKTLRAGYFIWAMIAYGLGLLITYVALNLMDGHGQPALLYIVPFTLGTLLTLGKKRGDLRILWSRGEPEWPCPHIELEGSHEVNE; encoded by the exons ATGGATTTGCAGAGGCTTTGTGGGTTGGTTTTTGTTTCAGCTTTGACTGTTCTACTGGTCTGTAATCCGAGCTCTGTCACTGCCGGGGATATAGTGCACGATGACGATTCTGCTCCGAAAAAGCCCGGGTGCGAGAACAATTTCGTTTTG GTAAAAGTTCAAACTTGGATTGATGGAGTTGAGGCAAATGAGTTTGTTGGTGTGGGTGCTAGATTTGGAACTACGATTGTTTCAAAGGAGAAAAATGCACAGCAAACTCGCCTTGTTCTTTCTGATCCTCGCGATTGTTGCAGCAAACCAAAAAAGAAG cTTACTGGAGATGTCATCATGGTTGACCGAGGCCAATGCAAATTCACAACTAAGGCAAATATTGCCCAAGCTGCCAATGCTTCTGCTGTCCTCATTATAAATAACCAGAAGG aactTTACAAGATGGTGTGTGAGCCAGATGAAACTGCTCTAGATATTCACATACCAACAGTCATGCTCCCACAGGATGCGGGTTCGACCTTGGAAAAGATGTTAATGAGCAATTCATTGG TGTCTGTGCAGCTGTACTCTCCAAAGCGTCCTGTAGTTGACATTGCAGAAGTATTTTTATGGTTGATGGCAGTCGGCACCATCTTGTGTGCATCCTTTTGGTCTGCATGGAGTGCCAGAGAAGCAGCTATTGAACATGAAAGGCTATTAAAG GATGCTGCTGATGAAATCCCATGTGCCAAAACTCCTTTAGGTGCTAGTGTAGTAGACATCAGCACAACATCAGCAGTCTTGTTTGTTGTTATTGCTTCATGCTTCTTGGTTATACTGTACAAGCTTATGTCATCCTGGTTCGTCGTGCTTTTGGTGGTTCTTTTCTGCATAGGTGGTGTAGAG GGATTGCAAACTTGCTTGGTTGCATTGTTGTTGAG GTGGTTCAAACGTACTGGAGAATTGTACGTTAAAGTACCTATCTTGGGAGCAGTCTCATACCTAACTTTAGCTGTTTCTCCGTTCTGCATAACATTTGCTGTTCTTTGGGGAGTTTATCGCAACCTTTCCTTTGCCTGGATTGGTCAAGATATACTT GGAATCGCATTGATAATCACAGTTCTTCAAATTGTTCGAATACCTAATCTGAAG GTGGGTACGGTCCTCCTCAGTTGTGCCTTCTTGTATGACATATTTTGGGTGTTTGTTTCGAAGAAGTTGTTCCATGAAAGCGTGATGATTGTG GTAGCTCGTGGTGACAAAAGTGGAGAGGATGGTATTCCAATGCTACTAAAGATCCCACGCATGTTCGACCCATGGGGTGGTTTCAGCATCATAGGATTTGGTGACATCCTATTACCAGGCCTGCTTGTAGCATTCTCGCTCAG GTATGATTGGTTGGCAAATAAGACTCTCCGTGCTGGATACTTCATTTGGGCAATGATTGCTTATGGATTAG GTCTTCTCATCACGTATGTGGCATTAAACTTGATGGATGGGCATGGCCAACCAGCACTTCTTTACATTGTTCCATTTACACTAG GCACTTTGTTGACATTAGGTAAGAAGAGAGGTGACTTGCGGATTCTGTGGTCTAGAGGAGAACCGGAATGGCCCTGCCCACATATTGAGCTTGAAGGCAGTCACGAAGTGAACGAATAA